Below is a genomic region from Zea mays cultivar B73 chromosome 9, Zm-B73-REFERENCE-NAM-5.0, whole genome shotgun sequence.
AGAAGTGCGCTAGTAACATTATGGTGGAGAGTCCTTCCCTAGTGATCTCATCTATCCTCTAAAGAATAGGTTTTCATGCTTTGTCTAACTCTATAAGATCTTCTCATTAGGCCTGGTCCACACTAGCTCTACGTTCAACATCTCTAGGTGTGTGTTTGAGCAGACTAAGATGCAGATCCATGAAGTCTATCAATGCTCCCATTTGTTGAAGAGGTCGGTGGTCACATATGGAGTTATGTACCGAGGCCTAGAGTAGAGCTGCCAAAGAGATTTTGGCTACTTGACGTCTAAAGAATGAAAAAATGATGAAAAAATTCTATGCATGGCCCCACCCCCATGAACACTTTGTACACGCATGCAAAGGTTGAGATGGCAAGAACATCATTGGATGTGAGATGCCCAACCTGGAGGTCATAGTAGTCAAGTATTTGAAGAATTAAGTGTAAAAGAGGGAAGTTTAGACCCACTATTTCTTGATAATAAAATATGTTATACTCTTCTAACTCCTCATGAGGGGTACATGATAGAGCTATCACCGAGCAAACATTATTGGAAGGTGTGTGACCTAGCCTATGAGGTTTCACACCTTGTCTAAGCCCTCCTGGTTTAGCACTCTCCCTTGTGGCACCTAATTAAGGGTGAAGATTACATACATGGCAGTCAACTAGAAGTGAATGTGGCTACCGCAAAAAAGGGATAGTTGGAGAAGGAAGGTGATTAAAGGAAGGAGAAGGTAAGGGAAAAAGGCTATGGGATGTATGGAAAGGAAAGGTCAATACCATGTAGACCTATTTAAAACCCTTGCCTCACTCTCTTTATTCCTAAATGAAGAACCCAAAGCATTGCATGATCTGCATGAAAAGTGAGTCCTATGATATGACATATGCACAAAAGGTAGTTGACCAGCCATTGTGGTTAATACATGCAAGATTATTGCCATATGTGTGGTGCAATTTCATCATACACACTTGGGAATCATGTCCCACTTAAAATCCATGCAATATTATTGATTAATCTTCCCACAAAAATATTGGTAAGAATTCATTTTATTTTGCTTAATGATTAGGTTCATGGCCTAAGACATAACATGTCTCATCAGAAAAGGCGTgtggacatgaaacatgactactAGAGATGCTTTAGCTTTTAAGTGAAAGATAATAATGACTAACAATTGTCACTATGCAAACATAGCAACAAAGCCTAGAAACGGAATCCAAGGATTAGCTAAATCATGGTATGAATCCGCTCTGCTAGGATGGCTCGCTTTTTATAGCCTCGTTTATTCTCCCCTTGCACTCGCTTGCCTTTGGAGCCTGGCTTTCACGTCACATGTCAGCGCCCCTAATGATATAATGTGTCATAGGCACCATTCACACACAAAATCTTTTTCATTAGGCTTCTAGCAAGAAATATGGGTCCACCTATAGGACCAATCCAGTGGCGAACCTGAGGGCCTCTATTAGCACCTAGAAAGGCCAAACCGCTTGATTCTATTAAGACGCCTTTAAGGATCCTGGTGAAGGAAACCACCATGGGGCCTAGATACTGGGATCATCGTTCCTAAGATCCATGCCCTAGGAGCCTGCTTGGGATCTAGTTAAAGCAAGGGACCACCACTATAGGGAACTTGATCTCAAGGCACACTAAAGGAATTAGGCTATTATAGTTCAACGTGTCTCTATGAAACAGTCTAAGGACCCTAGAACCCAACGACACTTCGAGGTTCAGGGCTCTCCCTCAAATTCTTTCAAGAATCGTCATTCATAAGAATGATCTAAGACCTAGGGTCCTTAGGTCCCAGAGGCACTTCTAATAGTAGGAATAGTCTAAGACCCAAGGTCCTAAGAGCACTTATAACAAAGATGATCTGAGATCCAAGGCCTTAGGGCCTTGAGGCACTCCTTACATCATAAGTTATGTCCACTTagtcatttatgccctttactagGCCCCGAATCTCTAATGTTCTTGGCCTTGTTGAATGGTCAGGCCCCAGAGCAAGCAAAAGGACTCATGTAGTGGATAAGTATGAAGCCACCCATATGTCAAAAGGAACGTAGTTAGCACCCATAAAGGGCATAATCGTCTCTAAAGACAGAATGCCATGTTTGAGGTCTACTTTTGGTGGTCTCATAACATTGTCACTTTAGATAAGCCTCATGTATATCACATTAAATGTGGTATGTGGTGTTATAGTCTGACATACACACTATCACCACAACTTAGGTACCACGCATACTCAAAACCACTATTCGATATGTGCATCAATCTTGTAGACACATGTAATAGGAAGTATTATCAAGTACAGATTGATACATTGATTACCAACTATGTCATACACAATAGCATAAACTCTAATGTCCATCAAAACAAACATAACTTGTCTTCCTCTGTGGCAGATGCGTCAGCTTCTACTGTAGGACATCCATGACATTGTGTCATGACTAAAGGCATGGCCCTGTGTATGACTCCTTGACTAGGATAAGCTTGGGGTTATTTGTGCCACAACTGACTGAGGCCATAATCTAGCTAGTATGAATCCTTTCTCCTCGTCTATAAAAAGGGGGAATAAAAAGCATCGTAGAGGGGATCCAAAAAGATTGATAGGAACAACTATATACTAAAAACTGAGCTAGATCCACAATCTTATAAGCGTAGGCATAAAGGTGAACTATGGACTGTTAGGCTAGAACTCTCACCAGAATGAAGTGGCAAGAAAGAGCTAGGTCATGGCGCTCAGTTGATATTTGAGATTGTAATCTTCTTTACCTTTATGTTTATCAATCCATTAGTCACAAGAGAATATAGGATATATATTTGTGGTCCAAACCTCTCTAAATTGTCCTCGTGCTGGTATTCAGAAACCTCTAAACTGCCCTCGTGCTGGTGCCAGATTCAACACATGGCTCACCTACGCTCTCGTTGTCTCCAATGTCTCTCTCATGTTTTGGTACCTTCTGTACATCAGTGTCGTACAACGATGAGAATGGACATATGTTGGTATTTTTCTCAaaggggcgtgggggatgtttctAAATCAAATGTTTCTACGGCGGAGCCTCATAGGGCGCTTGAGTTTGCGTCCCTGCTAGCGCCTCTGTATGATTAAATGTAGAAATTGACGGGTATAGCCTAAATTAGCATGAAAATTTATTTTACTCCATTGTAGGTTAAGACAAAAAAGAACAAGTTATCCTCTTTCCTTAAACGCCTCTTGAAGCATATATTTGCAATTGTAAACCAACCATACCGTAAATATCGTCGTACTCCCATGCACGGGCGTGTATGCACTAAACCAACTGGAGCGTTACAAATATGATTTCTTTTATTTCACTTTAAAACCATGTTTACCCCCAGATTACAAATCTCTCTGTTCCATGCATGTTACTTCCTACTCATTCTAGAAGAAGAAACGGATTGCATCCATATTAGGACCCTCATTTATCTCGGATTGAGGCTAGAAACTATTGTCCTCGTTCGTTTGCCCTAAAAATTGATAAGcttattttgtattaatattgatcAACCTAGAATAGTTCCAGCCCCATTCCGTACAAAACGAACGCTGCCTAATCAATATTAATACAAATAAACATATCATTCCAGCTGAAACAGTTCCAGAGAAACCTTTTACTTCGCCGTCCTCAAAGATGAATTCTAAACTAGAACCCCAGTTCAAAGCATGGTACTTTATACTAACTCTAGGAAGCAACAGGTTACATCGGTATTTGCCGATCCTAAGAGGTAAGTTCTAAACAAGGACGCTAACATCAAAAACTCGTGTAGCTACAGCCTCCAAAATGGGAAAGAGCCCAGGGTCAAGCTATAAACAACAGGAAGCAGCTGCTGGCTACTGCCTCCACCCCGTGCCAAACTCCAAACTCCGTTCATGAATATTTGTCACCCACAAAATAATGAAGAGCTGCTGGCTACTGCCTCCACCCCGTGCCAAACTCCAaactccgttctcgaatatttgtcaccAGCAAATAAAGAAGAAAAGAACGGAGGGAGAACTAGTTTGTCAGAATTGCTATCATTTTGTCAAACAACCGGAGCGAAAAGGTTAACCGCCTCTTTTGATCAAAATCAATTAACCCACTAGCACCGGCTGGCTGCTAGAACCATCTGCGCAATCTGGACTCGAATGACCTCCGGGGCCTATTTAAGATCCTGTTGTACCTTGTCTTAGCTAATCCGCTGTCACTGGCACTACCGCCCGCAACATGGTCATGAGCTTCTGAAAATTCCTCTGACCATGGTTCTAGGGGAATAAGATGACTGTCGTCCTTTGCCTTCCTCTTTTGCTTCTCAAGCTGCTTGACGTTTTCTGAGATTTGATGAATTGTCTTATTTATCTTTGTAAAACTCCGCTCCATAGGCTCCACGACATGTGAAACTGTATATTTAACATCATCAACCATCTGAAAAGTTGCAACATAAACAAACGAGTCAATAGTTAGGATGGATTGAATATGTCAGGATGAAGCAACTCGAGTGTGAGAAGCATACGATTTCACCGCTGCCCAACACAACATCACGAACACTCTGAGAAAAACTCAGCTGCCTGTCTTTAGTGACAGGAGTTTGCAAGATTGTTAAGCTGTCGATCCCTCCAATTTCTTCAGGGTCTGGAGCTCCCAGTGATGCATAATCAGACATGACAGCAACATTGGGAACATTTCTTTCCCCACGTCGGTAAGGTTTAGCTGGAAACACTTTTAAATGGACCACTGCCGCAACCCCCATCTGAAATTCAACATATTTGTGTTGCAGGAATGAACTTAAACAGGCCAGGGTACGAGCATCAATAATAACGCAATGAAcagaatggatgtatgtatgcatgCCAAAAAAAGGGTATTATCATGACAAGATCTACTTGAGACAAGAAAGTCATGGGAAAACAAGCCGACAATATTGAGACATGAAACTAGCAGGTTTTTGCATCCATTCTATTCACAATGTTTGCACAGAGCATAGTTGTTAGTTGTTAAGGCAGCAAAGCAAGGTAAGGCGACTGACCTCTTTTTTACCTTTTAAACGGTAAAGCGTAAGGCGAGGCGACGCCTTAAATATatttaaaaatagaaaaaatATTGATATTTGAGAAATTGTTTAGGACAAAAATATTAATAGAGAAAAAggataaagaaaagaaaaggaatccCATTAAAATTAGGTTAAGGCGTTAAGCCCATTTATtcactccctccctccctctctctcctagCCACCGCCGCCGCGCTGCCCTCCACTGCGCTGCCCTCTGCCCTGTCGCCGCACTGCAGCTCCCACCCGCCTTAGACTCTAGAGCAAGGCGAGGAGGACACCTTACGTCCCCGGCTCGCCTTACAGCCTAGGCGACACCTTGACAACTATGGCACAAAGCATAAAGGAAAGTTCTGGAAATTAATTTACAGCAAATATTCATTGATATGGAGGCACACCAAACGCTTAATAGCGACACAGTACAGCTAATTCAaggtactccctccgtcccaaattAGTATTTGCTTTAGCACTTGGTTTtgatgtctatattcaaatatatgatgatgaatctagacgactagacacatgaaaaacacatacattaattattgtatgaatccattaaattgctaaaacaaattttaatttggAACAGAAGGAGTAATACTTAGCACATGTATATGTATTTGCTTTTTCTAGGCAAAAAACGGGTACACAAGTATTAGCACTGATCTAGATTTTTCATATAATGAAATAATGAATAGGTATAACTTCTTAAGGACGTCTCCAACGGTCTAGCTTAGACCTAGCTGAATCATTTTTCTAATCACAGAACAGTGCAAAAAACAAGTGACTAGCGTAGACTCAAGAGGTAGTCTCGCACATTTCACGATGCAACCCTCTCATCAATATTAGCTTAGAGCTAGTGCTAGCTTATACTGTTGGAGATGCACTAAGAAAACAGAGCATGGAATGACCTAGCAAGTTAGCATTGAAGTTTTTTTTCTTTGTTGTTCTGGCATCATATGGAAAAGTGaaccaaccaaaattttgcataAGCTAAACCATGACACTGGGGAAAAAAGTCAGATAAAACACACCTCAAGGCATATAATGTAATCCTGGATACGTGTTTGAAACCTTTGTGCCAAATGTCCATTAAAAAGCCCAGTTGAGAAAAGAAACGCAACAGCAACACCCTGCCACCAGGTCAAAAATACAATAGATTTGAAAGTAAGAAACTTGGACAGGGGCTTTATAGGTTGCAGCTTCTCCTTGGTAGCAGTATAAAACTGTATAAGACAATATAATGCCCACGTCTGGCTGAAATTTAGGACAACAGCCAAATATGGATACCTGCAAATGAATCAACAAAATTCATGAGGATGGAAAAAGTTGAAATCTTTCAGTCGTTGAGTATAAATTTTGAAAAGCTTAAGCATGTATTAACTAGGTGTTAGAGTTAGACTTTTCTTGTCAGAACTATACCTATAATTCCATAATAAAGTATTCAAAAGAACAATAGCGCACAGGCAATGGAATTGAGTTATACTCATACCCGTATTTCCACGCAAACTTTCCTTCTCCATAGATTCCAAGAAGTTCAAAGAAAATTGCCAAAACAGCACAGATAGGCTTGAGGATCATCTAGAAAGTAGGAAACCACAATCAATCAGAACAGATTAAACAGGGTTACGCAAATTAGAGAAATGTGACACCTCGTGCATACATACATATTGCACAATACCAATCTTCACAGCATGGTAGAAGTCAGGACCGAGGTACCAATTTCTCATAAAGCAGCTCAATGGGAAAGGATGTTTcacaatgccataatcataatcaatatCTAGCAGAGGTGAGCTCTCACTGATTTGAAGCCGACCCTCCATAAACCTAATGGTACTTTCTTCTCCACCTTAAGTGACAAAAAAATGGTCATATAAACatgattgggggggggggggggggaggggggagAAGCTAAAATATAATTACATAAGTTAGAAAACAAGATTAGAGCCAAATAACAATCATTCAAACTATGCAGGTCCATGCACGATGAAATTAAAACAGGGAACAGACTTAGGAGTCTCACCAAGTTCTcatacttatttatgaccaaatttTAATTTCTGTACATTCGAATAGTTGAAGGTAAAGGATATCATTCCACACGAATACTTAGATACAGTTATATTTCTTTTATGATCAAATATATTGTGTAAGTTGTGACATTAAACCAAGCGATGGACAAGACACCACAATGTTTTATGTAGCAGATAATACAAGGGTCAAAAGTTGAAGTGGTTTTGTAGAAGATAGGGACAAACAATATAGAAGGTGCAGAACAATCAGGTATTTTTTTTATGAGAAAGAAAATAACATGAACCTGAACAATCAATTTTTTGAAGTAAAAAGGTTTATCTTGCATCAGGACAAGACAACTTAATGCTGTGCCCTAAGTATTAAGAGCAAGTATTCAAAATGAACAAGACCATAatatctctatctctactatatATTAAGAACCTAACGTGGCACCTGGTGGCTACCACGGCTTCACCCTCCCACGCCCAGAGCCCACAAAAAATAGTGCAGAACGAGCACTTGAACCCACACCCCTCTGCTTCagaaatttggggctaaccaccAGACCACACATACCTTAGTGTTTACAAATAAACAAAAATTATATTTGTAGCCTAGGCGCCGCTCCCCATGCTCCCCCGCCTCGTGGCaatgcacgggcacatacctagtgtAAGAACTAAGAAATAGAGTAACCAAAAAATCAGAATTGCATCATATTCAACGGTGACTGCCAGTAAAAATGAAACATCACATGCTATAGAGGTCATAGCATCATGAAATAGGATTCTACATCATCACTAATGGCAGAGCTTGAAAAAGATTAAGGGGGTCAAACTCAGATACATATACATATATCTGTATTATTTTTTGTATTACTCAAGTGATGAAAACTAGTACTCCttccattccaaattataagatgTTTGGCTTTTCTGGATACATAACTTTTGCTAAACACTTATATATACAGTGTATATACATAGGAAAGGCAATGCTTCGAGAAAAGCCAAAATATCTTACAATCTGGAATGGAGTATTTCCTAAAGAACTTTCTATAGTAGGAACCCTTGATCTACATTAAGCTCTGCCTATGGGCACACATGACACACCAAACTGTACAGCATGCTAGACCAGCTGCTGCTCCTGGTCCATACCACAGATAAGAACACAAATAAGAACCTTCTGCTTAAGAGCGAAATTTCTCTTTATTCTGCTGCTGAGAATGGAAATATTGGTGTGCCTTACTTCCAACTATTGGTTAACTAAAGATATTTCACTTGTGCAGAATTACAACATATATTCAAATACTCACCTAAGCATGCTATCAAATATCTCTCGAAACAATACATGGCAAATGCCTCGTAACAGTCACGCATCAGTTCACAGATGAATGCAACATTTGAATTCAGTAATGAAAAGAACTGCAAAAAAAAACACAAGAAACATTATATATTTCCAACAGTAAATAAGAATGCTGCCAACACTGAAGAAACAAAATCAAGGTTGTTTCATAATTTACTCCCTCTACTCATAAACATATGATATCTAAAAATTTCAGCAGACAAACTTTAGCTTTGACTGCTGGTATATAAAGAAAATATTTAGCTGCATGTTATGAAAAAGTACCATTATAAGTTTGTTACGAAAACAACTTTAAGTGTACAATATCAATAGTCTGTAGCTTTGTAAATATGCATTACTGCAAAAGCTCAGTCGAAGTTGCTTATTAGTGACCATATATGGCCCAATCGCCGATTATTGAAGAGATGAATACCATAAAAATAAGTTCAAGTTGGTGAAAGCCAAAACAAGTTACAATAAGAGAATACAGGTATCGTACAGTGTATCAAAGACAGCATATTTTAAAGAATGGGTTGCAGTCGCTGAATATGTATGTAAAGGTTAATGTGATCTCATCTTATATCACTATATACAAAACTAAAGAGGGGGTGGACCAAATAACATAATAGTATGACTATCAATAAACAACAAGGAGAACAGAGAAGTCCATAAAGTAAGACGAAGACAAATAACAAGAAGATTGTATTTGTTTTGTATTTTTGTGCCATCCATTCAGCATTCAGATTCTCAGTCCAAGTATCATAATTACGATACGAAGATTAAACTAGTTTAGGAAGTGATGGCAACTTATTGGCAGAAAAGATGGGATAGAAAGCAAAAGTAACTTTATCTACTTACTGATTGAACAGCATATACTGGAACCATCAGAATCAGACCAATCATGAATTTTTGCTCCTGAAATATGCATAGTGATTAACTGAATCAGAAAGTAAAATGGATAAGAACAGGACGAATAGTTGAACATCTTGCACATATAAAATCTTTAGTACAATATTAATATATCAAAACCAAGGTATGAAAGCAAAGTACCTCAGGTTGATGGTATGCACACAGATGCTCAAAGGTTAGAAACAATGACAAAACAAGAGCCACAGTTACAGATGTTCCTGCACTCAAAATTGGCCAGCTTGGCAATGGCTTTGATGCTGAAACGAAGCCAGGAGAGAACATGTTCCCTAATCGAGCCAGACAACTGCTCACATGGGCCAGCACCAAAATGACACGGATCACATTTTTCAGTGCCATACTGTCAGCAAAGATAATGAGTAAGTGCTGGGGTTGTCGTATTTAGCTACCCCTGGCTTGTTCTTTTACAGGCTAGAGAATTGAAGGATTCAGAAGCTAGGGGGCGATCTTTTTGGGTATTTCTGTAGTCTTCCCAAACTGCTTTTAACGCTCTGCAACACTTCTCTGTAGAGCATGCCGATCCTTCCCTATATAGAAAAGCATATTTCTTTAAAAAAATCTAAAATGTAACAACAAAGAATGCAGCATACTAGAATCTTTGGTAAGCAACTGCAGATAAGATTGAACAATTCTTCCATCCGAGATAATCTGTCCTATTATATTATTATAGTCCTACAGGATTTAAAACCTACACGGCGAACAAATTGTTGGAAATGCCTTTGACACCAATGGAAACCTATATTTCTATGGCAACTCACTATGAGGTCAGCAAATAACTGCATGATCCCTATATGTTAATGTATTTTGATGACTATGGTTTATTCTTCGAACAAAAAAATGTTATCAATGATGTATACGAGTTTGCTAGTAGGTGTGCATTTCTATTCCCTAGCAAAAAAATGCAAGAATGATGTATACGAGTTTGCTCTTTTTCAGTATAACTAGAAGTTGGATTCTTTGATGGATACAATGATGCAACAGATGAACTAAAAAATAAATCCTTCTGACTGAAAGATTTTATCAATGTTCCTGGATAAATGTCTACAGAAAAACTATCAAAAAATCTGCATTGATGTACTATAGAAGATGGTACAAGCAAATCATCAGTGAACGGTGACACAGTATTTCTATTGTAGCTACTAGCTAGGCAAATTAATGGTAACATTCACAAAAGGCTTATGAGTGACTGTTGAAGGATCTCATGTTCCAGTTATACCACGAGTAAAAAAACAGAACCTACAATCAGTAATGGAGTTCCAGGCACAGGAGAAAAGGCAACACACAACTAAGGATATGGGTCTCTTTTATTCAGCATTTTGTTCTATATGAACCATGTGTTTGCTCTTGCTACAAGTGCAGGTATTGTGATAAGAAATGGCCAAAACATCTCATGATGTGAAGGTTGGGGATTTTCATTCCCTTATGTGAGAGAACTACAGCCACTGCCCACTGCTCTACATGTAGTTTCCACACCAATTCCACTCCCTACAtcccaaaatatagttctttctagcCCTACTTTTCTGTCCACATTCGAACAAATGATAATGAATGTAGACATACATACAAACTACATACATTCATTGGTTAACTAATGAATGTATGTTTagtctaagggggtgtttggtgtctagagactaatttttagtccctcaatttattccattttagtccctaaattgcctaatacggaaactaaaacaattttagtttccgtattaggcaatttagggactaaaatggaatgactaaaaattagtccctagaattcAAACGCCCcctaaaacgaattatattttgggaCGGGAGGGAATACATGCAGATTGCATGGTAAAATTTGAATACCTATCCTTAAGGCTTGTTTGGGTGTACATGTATTCACCTGAATCCACATGTGTTGAAGTGGGTTGAGATGAGAATTAAACTAAGTCCCACCTCCAATCCactccaatacacatggattgatatggatatatatatatatatatatatatatatgcatccaAACAAGGCTGAGGCTTCCTCAACATAATACTCATAGTAAACACCAAGGTTATTAAAACGGTAAAACGTTGGAACGCTCATGGGTGAAATTTTgacttttaaacgtttaaactttgtttaaacgtagttttaaacaacacaggaaaaataccaatacatcataatttcagacaataatatgaagttaaataccaaaatagagaggttagtggcttaccaaaacttcacccatgag
It encodes:
- the LOC100273966 gene encoding Protein LAZ1 homolog 1-like precursor, translated to MALKNVIRVILVLAHVSSCLARLGNMFSPGFVSASKPLPSWPILSAGTSVTVALVLSLFLTFEHLCAYHQPEEQKFMIGLILMVPVYAVQSFFSLLNSNVAFICELMRDCYEAFAMYCFERYLIACLGGEESTIRFMEGRLQISESSPLLDIDYDYGIVKHPFPLSCFMRNWYLGPDFYHAVKIGIVQYMILKPICAVLAIFFELLGIYGEGKFAWKYGYPYLAVVLNFSQTWALYCLIQFYTATKEKLQPIKPLSKFLTFKSIVFLTWWQGVAVAFLFSTGLFNGHLAQRFQTRIQDYIICLEMGVAAVVHLKVFPAKPYRRGERNVPNVAVMSDYASLGAPDPEEIGGIDSLTILQTPVTKDRQLSFSQSVRDVVLGSGEIMVDDVKYTVSHVVEPMERSFTKINKTIHQISENVKQLEKQKRKAKDDSHLIPLEPWSEEFSEAHDHVAGGSASDSGLAKTRYNRILNRPRRSFESRLRRWF